The proteins below come from a single Garra rufa chromosome 3, GarRuf1.0, whole genome shotgun sequence genomic window:
- the LOC141331504 gene encoding islet amyloid polypeptide: MYHLKLPSQILIFLVMLQCIATVPYNRYSLSSNEKPDDLQEVNGWLLSDLSDNPFVGFTRPRPPRGLTAVNSHHMEKRKCNTATCVTQRLADFLIRSSNTIGTVYAPTNVGANTYGKRDLLQSPIYLPL, from the exons ATGTATCATCTAAAACTGCCCTCCCAGATCCTGATCTTCCTTGTGATGCTGCAATGTATCGCCACAGTCCCTTACAACAG GTACTCCCTTTCATCTAATGAAAAGCCGGATGACTTGCAAGAGGTCAATGGATGGCTGCTTTCAGATCTATCTGACAATCCATTCGTGGGTTTTACGAGGCCACGGCCTCCAAGGGGCCTCACTGCAGTGAACAG TCATCACATGGAAAAGCGGAAGTGTAACACAGCCACCTGCGTGACTCAGAGATTAGCAGACTTTCTCATCCGATCAAGCAACACCATCGGCACCGTCTACGCGCCGACCAACGTAGGAGCCAACACTTATGGGAAGAGAGACTTGCTGCAGTCGCCCATTTATCTGCCCCTTTAG
- the pyroxd1 gene encoding pyridine nucleotide-disulfide oxidoreductase domain-containing protein 1 isoform X1 — protein sequence MASDKQVTFVIVGGGIAGVTCAEQVSSQFPSDEVYLLTASPLVKTVTNFKQVSKTLQEFDVEEQPSSVLEEKYPNLKVVQSAVKLLRAKEHLLQAENGQTFHYKKLCICSGARPKLLNQDNPHVLGIRDTDSAQEFQKRLSKAKKIVVIGNGGIAIELVYEVEGCEVIWAIKDKAIGNTFFDAGAAQFLIPSLGADKKDRSLPCKRARYTSDKTGAGHSGASGELGSALGPDWHEGIELRGAVQNSNGVHIEYECEVDKIYTQQEFLESKLSTKKSELGVWLAYVHLTNGKIYGCDFVVSATGVVPNTDPFLDSNNFELTEDHGLRVDDHMRTSEQDVYAAGDVCTAGWEPSALWQQMRLWTQARQMGWYAARCMAADVQEEPIELDFCFELFSHITKFFNYKVVLLGKFNAQGLGQDHELLVRCTKGQEYVKVVLTGGRMVGAVLIGDTDLEETFENLILNQMDLSRYGEELLNPNIDIEDYFD from the exons ATGGCTTCAGATAAGCAAGTCACATTTGTGATCGTCGGTGGAGGAATTGCAGGTGTAACTTGTGCAGAACAG GTCTCATCGCAGTTCCCATCCGATGAAGTTTATCTTCTGACAGCCTCTCCCTTAGTAAAGACAGTTACAAATTTCAAACAG GTATCGAAGACATTGCAAGAATTTGATGTTGAGGAACAGCCATCCAGTGTTTTAGAAGAAAAGTATCCCAATCTGAAAGTCGTACAATCTGCAGTCAAACTTCTGCGAGCTAAAGAACAT CTTTTACAAGCAGAGAATGGTCAGACATTTCATTATAAAAAGCTGTGTATCTGCAGCGGAGCCAGACCCAAGCTTCTCAACCAAGACAACCCTCATGTGCTAGGCATACGAGACACAGACAGTGCTCAG GAGTTTCAAAAGCGCTTATCAAAGGCTAAAAAGATAGTTGTCATTGGAAATGGAGGAATCGCAATAGAATTGGT GTATGAAGTAGAGGGTTGTGAAGTGATCTGGGCTATAAAGGATAAAGCCATAGGAAACACATTTTTTGATGCAGGAGCTGCTCAGTTTCTTATTCCCTCACTGGGGGCTGACAAAAAAGACAGATCTTTGCCATGCAAAAGAGCACGCTACACTTCTGACAAGACTGGAG CAGGCCACAGTGGGGCTTCAGGAGAGCTTGGCAGTGCTTTGGGCCCAGATTGGCATGAGGGGATTGAACTAAGAGGAGCAGTGCAG AATTCCAATGGAGTCCATATAGAATATGAGTGTGAGGTTGACAAGATTTACACCCAACAAGAGTTCTTGGAGTCCAAACTCAGCACAAAGAAATCGGAATTag GGGTGTGGCTGGCTTATGTTCATTTAACCAATGGAAAGATTTATGGCTGTGATTTCGTCGTCAGTGCAACAGGCGTTGTGCCAAACACTGATCCTTTTCTCGATAGCAACAAT TTTGAGCTGACAGAAGATCATGGTCTGAGAGTGGACGATCATATGCGGACATCTGAACAGGATGTGTATGCGGCTGGAGATGTGTGTACTGCAGGCTGGGAGCCGAGTGCTCTCTGGCAACAG ATGCGGTTGTGGACTCAGGCACGACAGATGGGCTGGTATGCAGCACGTTGTATGGCTGCAGATGTGCAGGAGGAGCCTATAGAGCTAGACTTCTGCTTCGAGCTGTTCTCACACATCACTAAATTCTTTAACTACAAG gtggtTTTGCTAGGGAAGTTTAATGCTCAGGGTTTGGGTCAGGACCATGAGCTTCTTGTGCGCTGTACAAAAGGTCAGGAGTATGTGAAGGTGGTTCTGACCGGGGGCCGAATGGTTGGAGCCGTCCTTATTGGAGATACGGACCTGGAGGAAACTTTCGAGAATCTCATTCTCAACCAAATGGACTTATCCAGATATGGAGAGGAGCTTCTTAATCCTAATATTGACATTGAAGACTACTTTGATTGA
- the pyroxd1 gene encoding pyridine nucleotide-disulfide oxidoreductase domain-containing protein 1 isoform X2: MASDKQVTFVIVGGGIAGVTCAEQVSKTLQEFDVEEQPSSVLEEKYPNLKVVQSAVKLLRAKEHLLQAENGQTFHYKKLCICSGARPKLLNQDNPHVLGIRDTDSAQEFQKRLSKAKKIVVIGNGGIAIELVYEVEGCEVIWAIKDKAIGNTFFDAGAAQFLIPSLGADKKDRSLPCKRARYTSDKTGAGHSGASGELGSALGPDWHEGIELRGAVQNSNGVHIEYECEVDKIYTQQEFLESKLSTKKSELGVWLAYVHLTNGKIYGCDFVVSATGVVPNTDPFLDSNNFELTEDHGLRVDDHMRTSEQDVYAAGDVCTAGWEPSALWQQMRLWTQARQMGWYAARCMAADVQEEPIELDFCFELFSHITKFFNYKVVLLGKFNAQGLGQDHELLVRCTKGQEYVKVVLTGGRMVGAVLIGDTDLEETFENLILNQMDLSRYGEELLNPNIDIEDYFD; encoded by the exons ATGGCTTCAGATAAGCAAGTCACATTTGTGATCGTCGGTGGAGGAATTGCAGGTGTAACTTGTGCAGAACAG GTATCGAAGACATTGCAAGAATTTGATGTTGAGGAACAGCCATCCAGTGTTTTAGAAGAAAAGTATCCCAATCTGAAAGTCGTACAATCTGCAGTCAAACTTCTGCGAGCTAAAGAACAT CTTTTACAAGCAGAGAATGGTCAGACATTTCATTATAAAAAGCTGTGTATCTGCAGCGGAGCCAGACCCAAGCTTCTCAACCAAGACAACCCTCATGTGCTAGGCATACGAGACACAGACAGTGCTCAG GAGTTTCAAAAGCGCTTATCAAAGGCTAAAAAGATAGTTGTCATTGGAAATGGAGGAATCGCAATAGAATTGGT GTATGAAGTAGAGGGTTGTGAAGTGATCTGGGCTATAAAGGATAAAGCCATAGGAAACACATTTTTTGATGCAGGAGCTGCTCAGTTTCTTATTCCCTCACTGGGGGCTGACAAAAAAGACAGATCTTTGCCATGCAAAAGAGCACGCTACACTTCTGACAAGACTGGAG CAGGCCACAGTGGGGCTTCAGGAGAGCTTGGCAGTGCTTTGGGCCCAGATTGGCATGAGGGGATTGAACTAAGAGGAGCAGTGCAG AATTCCAATGGAGTCCATATAGAATATGAGTGTGAGGTTGACAAGATTTACACCCAACAAGAGTTCTTGGAGTCCAAACTCAGCACAAAGAAATCGGAATTag GGGTGTGGCTGGCTTATGTTCATTTAACCAATGGAAAGATTTATGGCTGTGATTTCGTCGTCAGTGCAACAGGCGTTGTGCCAAACACTGATCCTTTTCTCGATAGCAACAAT TTTGAGCTGACAGAAGATCATGGTCTGAGAGTGGACGATCATATGCGGACATCTGAACAGGATGTGTATGCGGCTGGAGATGTGTGTACTGCAGGCTGGGAGCCGAGTGCTCTCTGGCAACAG ATGCGGTTGTGGACTCAGGCACGACAGATGGGCTGGTATGCAGCACGTTGTATGGCTGCAGATGTGCAGGAGGAGCCTATAGAGCTAGACTTCTGCTTCGAGCTGTTCTCACACATCACTAAATTCTTTAACTACAAG gtggtTTTGCTAGGGAAGTTTAATGCTCAGGGTTTGGGTCAGGACCATGAGCTTCTTGTGCGCTGTACAAAAGGTCAGGAGTATGTGAAGGTGGTTCTGACCGGGGGCCGAATGGTTGGAGCCGTCCTTATTGGAGATACGGACCTGGAGGAAACTTTCGAGAATCTCATTCTCAACCAAATGGACTTATCCAGATATGGAGAGGAGCTTCTTAATCCTAATATTGACATTGAAGACTACTTTGATTGA